A stretch of DNA from Vagococcus intermedius:
ATGTCACTATATCAAATATATCTTTTAGATAATTTTGAAAATCAATAAAATTTTCTTTCATAATAGTAAGTAGTTTATCACCCATTAACAAAGCAAATAATAATCTAAATACCATATATATGCTAAATAATATAATAAATGGAATAATAATCGGCTTTAATTTAGAAAATTTTATTTCTCTAAATCTCCAGGGGGTTGCTTTAAATACATCTTTAACATTTCCATCAAAATTTTGAACTATATTGATATTCTTATCATAAATATATTTTTGATCTTCATAATTTTTTAGCAAAAAGAAAGCTTTTTTTATATTTTCAGCACAAATTTCTCTTTCTTCTTTCTTGCTGATCGTATTAGTTACCAATAAATCGTTTAAAGTAACATTAAATAATTTAGATAATAAAACTAACGATTCAATAGGTGGACTAGATGTATTAGATTCCCATTTCGCAAGGGCTTGTCTGGTAACGTTCAGCTTAGTACCTAACTCTTCTTGTGTCATATTATTTTGTAATCTAAGATTTTTTATTTTTTGTCCATTAGTAATAGGCTTTCTTTCATCCATAAAAAACATCCTTTCCAAATATGTTTATTATATTTAGTGTAGGACACACCTTTCATGATATCAAGCAACTATCAGGTAACTCAAAGTAACATTATTAATATACCTACATTTTATTACTATTTTTAAACAAATTAAGCAGAATCTTAAAAATTAAGATTCTGCTTAATAACGTTAAATTATTTTGATTTAATTTTTTTTACTAATCTATCATTATTAAGATCTCCAAATAATTCATTAAAAATATTTCTGCCAACTAATAATGATTTTGCTTGATTAGCTGCTTCTTCGCTATCATAAATATATGCATTACCTGTTGCCGTTGAAAATAAAATGTTATCTGCGACTTTTTGCTTTTCCGATAGCCTATCAATACGCTTAACTAAATTTTCCATAATAGTACCTCCTTTCACTTTATAACTAAGTATTAGCAAAAGAAGGCTATTTAATTTTTTATCCTAGTTAATTCTGAAAAATTAACTAGGATATTCATGTATTCAATATAACTATTCACTTAGTATTTGTTATTTAAATATTTTTGCAAAAAATCCTTTTTTAGTGTCAGGTTCTTCCTGGGAAGTATCTTTAACAAACTCACCATCAACAACATCTTGTTGTTTTTCTGTTTTAAGTTGTTCTTGGCTCATCAACAGCTGCTGAGCCTTGGTTATTGTGGTCAATTCATTATTGTTGTTTTGTAGGTGTTCTGACTGTTTTACATAATTTGAAAACAGCTCGTCATATTTTGTACTCAATGTCTTATATTCTTCTTGTAACTCTTTTATCCTGTCTGACTGTTTTGAATTATCAGACAACAACATTTCATTCTTCTCTTTTTCATGTTTTAACTGTTCTGACAACATTTCTATTTTATGTTTATCAGTAATTAATTCTATTTTTGAATCTGAAATAGCCATTTTATTTTCTTTGTTTTTATTCGTTTTAAAACTTGAAACAAATTTGTCGTAGTTGTCTGGACTTAATAAATCAGCTAATTCTTTGATTTTTTCATACTTAACAGCTAATGTTCTGTCTTCATTTGTCGTAATAAAAGAATTATAAGTATCTTCATCTAATTCTTTTATTGTGTTTAATCTTGTATAAACAGTCGTTCTTGGTATGTCTGCTTGTTTTGCAAACTTTGCAAATGTTAAGTCATTCATTTATTTCACCTCTGTTTTCTGTTTTGATAATGTTCAAACACTAAAACTTAATAATTGATTTTAATATTAACTAGATATTGCTCAATGGATTTTTTTAAATACTTTACTATGTTTTGCTTATTCTCATCATATCCAATTTTGTGATTAGCTACATATTCAATATGGTCAACTACCCCATCTATCCCTTTTTCAGTCCTTAAATCGTCATACAAAGGATATACGCTCCTTTGTAGGTTAGACATCACTTTCTTATCTAAAACGTCTGTGGCGCTTAATATGAAGTGTTTCATAAGGATATTCGTGTACTGACTATTAGTTGCTTGGACATACAGCTCTTTTTCAGCAATTTCTTTTTTATTTAAATTATCACTTTCTTTATAATCGACAGCAGCTTTAGGTGTATATTTATCAATAAAAAACTGAATACCATCAACTGATCTTCCTTTTTTTATTTTTTCAAATTTTATAGAAAAATTTGTCTGCTTATTAATTTCATTTATAGGTTCTATTAGTATTCTTTTGGTAAAGTCATTCATCTTTTTATATTCATTAGTCGTATCTGTCAATTCTCTTAAAGATTGAATTTTTATATATGGATTTTTTAAACTATCTAACTGTTTATCAGTTCTACTACCAGCTTCTTTATATTTAATGTATTGATTATAGTGCATAGTTAACCATTTATATAACGTAATAGAATATTTAGAATTAAGCTTAACAATATCCATGATAGTATACTGCGTAAAATTACTCTTTAAATCAATTAAGTATGGCATTATGTCTGGATTAAACCTAACTGTAACTTCGTCATTATAGTCATTCCATCGAATTGTTGGTAAAGGATTTATAGAGATAAATTCATAACCTTCATTCTTCACTTCTTTAATGTCGAAGAAGGCTTGATCTTGCATTTTTTTTATTGATTCTTTAAATCTAAAGTGTTTATTTGCACTTGAAACATCAAATAATTTAAATAATTCATTTTTAGATAAGTAAATTAAATTATCTTTAGGAGGGTTGTTGGTATCGATAGCAGATACTGCTATTTCAAAAATTTTCAGCGGCGTTTTATCCATTCTAGCTACCGATTGAATTAAATCGTTATGTTGTACTACTTTTCTATTAAAGCTTTCTTCTTCGATAACCATTAACTAACCTCTTTCTAATTATTAATAATAATATATTAACTCTAATAGTGGGACAAGTCAATGATTCTTGTCACTTTATACATCCCCTTTTGTCACACTATGCATCCCCTTTTGTCACACTATGCATCCCCTTTTGTCACACTATTATTGCTGTAACCCTTGTTATTACTGATCTTTTTTACGCCCAAAAGATTAAAAGACAAAATATATAATATAAATATATATAAATTTGCAAAATTATTTAGTTAACAAATCATTTTATTACACATAATTAAAAGACGAGAAAATGTAATGTAAGAGACGAATAACCTTATTATTTTTTCGTCTTTTAGATCATAATAATAAAGACGTCCTGAGTTATCTAAACGATTAATAGTGTGACAAAAGGGGATGTCTTTATCTTTACAAATAGTTTATTTAATAAAAATTCTTTGTAAAGACGAGAAAATGTAATGGAAAAGACGAATGACCTTATTATTTTTCGTCTTTTCCTTTTTAAAACATCCCCTTTTGTCACACTGTATATTTTTTATATAAAAAGGCAAAGAGCTTAGCTCCTTGCCTAATTTAAATTAATAGTTAGTTTGTCCGAAATACTCTCACCTTTTTGGGTCATAGATATATTTACATCAGAATTTACATCATTTAAGATAAATTTAACTTCAATTTGTCCTTCTGATGCTTCATAAATTTCTCTATTTAAATTTTGACTAGATGATATATCCCATTCTAAATCTTTTCCATTTTGTTGAGGAAAAAATAAAATTCCTGTTTGTAAAAAAGACATTTCTTTCATACTATCTTCATTTGAACCATGTTTCCAGTTAATATTTACCAATAGATTACCATCATCATCAATAGTGGCATAATCTGGTGATAATGAAATATTATTTCTCACGCTAATATTGTGTTCAGACCCTGTTAAATCGATTTTATTTTTATTATCTTCACAACTAGCTAATAAAAATAAAATTGGTATAAATATTAAAAACCATTTTTTATTCATAGTAAAAAAATCCTTTCATAATCAATAAAATTTTTACTTTAAATCAATGGTAATGTCATATTCGTGACGAGAATTTTCATCATCATAATCATCTGTATCATAAACAGCTGAAAATGAAAATCTAATATTATTGATGTCTTCGACACTTTCTAATTTTTCAATTGGGAAAGCAGCATATCCACCTTTATTAGCACCTTTCATAAGTTCACCATCCCAGCCACTGATTTCATAATGCCCTTCAGACTGTTGACCAGTATTAGTTAAAATAGTTCCTTGTTGAGGATATGCGGTGATATCTCTTTGAATATCATCTAAATTAACATGAATAACAGCAAAACCTTCAGCAGTTTTATCACCATAATCTTCATAGTTATTTACTTTAACTATAGATACTTCATCAATTCCAACTTTCATTTCTGCCCAGTCGCTATTTGAAAGTTCTACTTTATATGATTTATCTTCAACAAACTCTACTTCATCGGTTTCTTTCGCGTTTGAAGCAATATTTTTATATTTCTTATGATTAACTAATAAATTTTTTTCTTCCTTTTTTTCATGTTTTTCTACTTTGGTATTTCCAGCTGATTTAGCACTATCCTTTGGAGTTTCATCTTCTCCACCACCTAATGAGCCGATAGCAACTACAACAACAACTACTGCTAAAATCCAAAACCAAACTTTTTTGT
This window harbors:
- a CDS encoding helix-turn-helix domain-containing protein; the encoded protein is MDERKPITNGQKIKNLRLQNNMTQEELGTKLNVTRQALAKWESNTSSPPIESLVLLSKLFNVTLNDLLVTNTISKKEEREICAENIKKAFFLLKNYEDQKYIYDKNINIVQNFDGNVKDVFKATPWRFREIKFSKLKPIIIPFIILFSIYMVFRLLFALLMGDKLLTIMKENFIDFQNYLKDIFDIVTFNFTYSNSDLALVKFVAFIKIFTILLIPIIVYLFVSYIFYFIYAEEGFDKHKDKIDFNKYPKLKKLEEEKESADKVVNKLYPVLNGYWDNKINSSIRSYVPQNYFNLFSLEYMYGILLNKRANNLTEAINVYEQDMHNRRIESIQRESAYYSKLSAEYSKATVEMVNDYLNDPLRMYYM
- a CDS encoding RepB family plasmid replication initiator protein encodes the protein MVIEEESFNRKVVQHNDLIQSVARMDKTPLKIFEIAVSAIDTNNPPKDNLIYLSKNELFKLFDVSSANKHFRFKESIKKMQDQAFFDIKEVKNEGYEFISINPLPTIRWNDYNDEVTVRFNPDIMPYLIDLKSNFTQYTIMDIVKLNSKYSITLYKWLTMHYNQYIKYKEAGSRTDKQLDSLKNPYIKIQSLRELTDTTNEYKKMNDFTKRILIEPINEINKQTNFSIKFEKIKKGRSVDGIQFFIDKYTPKAAVDYKESDNLNKKEIAEKELYVQATNSQYTNILMKHFILSATDVLDKKVMSNLQRSVYPLYDDLRTEKGIDGVVDHIEYVANHKIGYDENKQNIVKYLKKSIEQYLVNIKINY